A region of the Serinicoccus profundi genome:
CGCGCGTGCGCCACTCCCCGCAGGTCCCGCCGCTCCCACCAGGCGACCGCCCGCTCCGCCCCTACGCGAGCCGCCTCAAGGGTTCGAGACCCTCGAGGATGAGATCCAGGCCGAAGTGGAACTCCTGCGCTGGGTCGTAGCCGGCAGCGACGAGTGTCACGGCAGACTCGTGGAGGTAGGGAAACTCCTCCTGAGGCAGCTGCGGCAGGAAGACGTCCTCACCCGCGTCCGCGAACTCTTCGGCGGTGTCGAACGGCAGACTCGCCGCCTGGAGGGCGAAACCGTAGACGTAGCTGTCGAGCAGCCAGTTGGAGTGCGTCGCCATCACGACCGAGAAGCCGGCCCGCCGCAGGCACGCGACGACCGCCTCGTGATGACGGAGGTTGGCGGGGCCTGGTGAGGTCCGTGACTCCATCAAGCCGATCGCCCACGGATGGCGAGCGAGAACCTCGCGAGCAGAGACCGCCCGGCCCCGCATCGCCGACCGCCAGCCCGCCTCAGCATCCGGCAGGTCGATCTCCTCGAAGACGCTGTCGATCATGGCGTCGAGCAGCTCCTCCTTGTTGGCCACGTAGTGGTACAGCGACATCGCACCAGACCCGAGCACGCCGGCCAGCCTGCGCATACTCAACCCGTCGACGCCCTCGCGATCGGCGAGCCGGATCGCCTCGACGACTACCCGCTGCTTGCTCAGCCCCTCGTCTGCGGGCGCCCGGCCCTGCTTCGTCCTCGGCATGCCACTCCTCGCCAGCTCGAACCTCTCTTGACAACCGTACAGCGTACGGGCAGAGTGCGTCATGTGACGTACACGTACGGTGTACGACGAACAGCCAGGGGCTGAGCGCATCGGCGCTCGACCCGTAGGAGGCTCCCGTGGAGCGACGACATCAGACAGCCACCCACCCCCGCCCGCGGCGACCCCTGCCCCACGAGCCGGCGACCCGAACGCCCGAGACTCCCACGGCAGCAGGGGCACCCGAGACGTGCACGACGGCCGAGGCCGCCGCGAGAAGGGTCGTGGGCGCGACGGCGATCGCGCTCGCCCTCTCGATGGCATTCCAGAACGCGTTCTTCGCCTGGGTCGGGGCTCCTGGCTACGGCGACCCGATCGAGGAGGTGCTCTCCTTCCACACCCATCACCGCCTCGCCGTCGCGGTCGCCGTGGGGCACGAGGCGCTCAACCTCCCGCTGCTCCTTAGGTTCCTCGCAGGCCTCCACGGGCTGGTCGGGCGGCGCGGGGGTCGCGGCGCGGACTGGTCGCGCCTCGCCGTGGCCGCGGGCGCCGCTGCCTCAGCAGCCCTCGCGCTCTACTCCGTCCTGTGGATCGGGGTGGTGCTGTCCGCCAGCGACCTCACCGCACCGAGCCCGGTGTTCCAGCTCGCCTGGCAGTTGCACGCCGCAGCCTTCGCACTGGCCCTGCCCGCGCTCGGCACGACGGCCATCGGCGCAGCGCTCGCCACGCACGCGAGCCACCTCACCCCCGGATGGCAGCGTCTGCTCGGTCTGACCGGCGGAGCCCTGCTGCTCCTCACCGGGGGCGCCAGCCTCGCCATCGCGGACGGCTCCCCGCTGCTCTTCGTCGGCCTGCCCGGCCTTCTCGCCTGGCTCGTCTGGCTGCTCGCGACCGGCATACGCCTGGTGCGCACCCGCCCCTCCCACCGACCCGACCACCACGCATCGACCCCCGAGGAGGACTCATGAGCACCGAGCTCGAGCCAGCTGCGAACCACCCGACACCTGAGGCGAGAACCACCGGCACGACGATGATGCGGGCCGTCGTACAGCGCCGGTACGGCCCGCCCTCGGTCCTCGAGCCGTCCACGGTCGCGCGACCCGTGCCCCGCCGAGGCGAGGCCCTGGTCCGGGTGGGCGCGGCCTCGGTCCACCCTGGCGGCTACTTCGTCATGACCGGTGAGCCGTATGTCGCGCGCCTCGCCTTCGGACTCCGGCGGCCGCGTCAGGGCATCCCCGGCATGGACCTGGCCGGCGAGGTGGTGGCCGTGAGTGAGGGCGTCACGAGCGTGACCCCCGGCGAGCAGGTGTTCGGCTGGAGCACCAGAGGGGCGCTCGCGGAGTATGCCTGTGTCCCGGCCGGTCATCTCGTGCCCCGGCCGCCCGACCTGTCCGTCGCCGAGGCGGCGGCCGTGCCCACGTCAGGCATGACGGCGCTGCAGGCCGTGCGGGACGTCGCCCACGTCCGACCCGGCCAGCGGGTGCTGGTCATCGGCGCCTCGGGCGGCGTGGGGTCGTTCGCCGTGCAGATCGCCACCGCTCTCGACGCCCAGGTGACGGGAGTATGCAGCGCCCGCAACGTCGACCTGGTCCGCTCCCTCGGTGCCGAGCATGTCGTGGACTACGCGAGCACCGACGTCACCCTCGGCGAGGAGCGCTACGACGTCATCCTCGACAACGTGGAGGCCCAGCCGCTGGCGACCGTCCGCCGCATCCTGACCCCCACCGGCACCCTCATCCCCAACAGCGGCCACGGCGGCCGCTGGCTCGGGCCCATCGGTCGCATCCTCACCGCACGCATGCTGTCCGTCGTCAGCCGACAACAGCTCAAGCCCTTCCTCTCGCTCGGGAAGCGCAAGGATCTGCTCACCCTGGCCGGCCTGCTCGCGACCGGGCAGATCCGACCCGTCATCGACCGCACCTACCCCCTCGACGACGCGGCCGAGGCCCTGCGCCACGTCGGCGCCGGGCATACCCGGGGCAAGGTCGTGATCACCCTCTGACGGGCCTGCCAGCACACCGACGACACCCGCACGCCCCGGACCCGACGCCCTCGTGACCCAGGGCCGGACCCACCCGCGACTCGAGAGAAGGACCCATGACCCTCCGGCGACCCACCCCCGCCCCGCTCGACACCCCACCCGTCCCCGTGCAGGCCAAGCTCGCAGCAGCCTGGACCAGCCTCATGTTCCTCTACGTCTACGTCGACCTTCTCGCCTTCTACAAGCCCGGGGTCGTCGAAGACATCCTGGCCGGCGTCGTCTGGGAGTTCGAGGTCACCTCGACGTGGGCGAGCACAGCGCTGACCCTGCTGGCGATCCCGATCCTCATGGTCATGCTGTCCATGTCGCTGCCTGCTCGGGCCAACCGCATCACGAACCTCGTCGCAGCCTCGGTCCAGATCCCCTTCGCCGGATTCAACGCGGTGGGCCAGGTGGGCGAGCCCTGGATGTTCTTCTACCTCCTCGGCGTCACGCTGGAGATGCTCGTCCTCGCCCTCATCCTGCGCTGGGCCTGGACCTGGCCCCGGAGCACCGCACGGGCGGCGGCGACGGGCGCCGACGCCGACGGCGCACGGGCCCGCTCGAGCGGCGACGAGGGCGTGCCCCACGTGGTCTGACCCGCGGGCACGCGCGGTGGGCCCCGTGGGGCTCGAACCCACAACCTACGGATTAAAAGTCCGCAGCTCTGCCAATTGAGCTAGAGGCCCGCGCGCCGAGCCCGACAAGCCAGGCACGGGCGCGACGCACCAGCGTACCCACCCACCGGTCGTCCGCCCGCCTCCCCCGAGGCGCGCGTGACCGGCCACCAGCTCAGCCCGCCCGGTGCCCCGCGGTCCGCTCCAGCACCCGGGTCAGCACCTGCATGAGCGCCTCGCGCTCTTGCTCGCTCATCCCGTCGAGAAAGACCTGACGCACGGTGCGCACGTGGTCCGGGGCGGCCCCGTCCAACGCCTCACGACCGGCCGGCGTCAGCACGACGAACGACCCACGCCCGTCCTCGGCGCACTCGACCTTCTCGACCAGACCCCGCGCGCCCATCCGCCGCAGGTGGTGCGACAGACGCGAGCGCTCCCAGTGCATCTGCTCCGCCAGCACGGAGACCCGCAACCGCCCCTCCCCCGACTCCGACAGCCGCACCAGGGTCTCGAAGTCCTGCAACGACAGGTCGCTGTCCTCGTGCAGGGCACGGCCCATCGCCGCTGGTAGCTCGGTCTGCACCCGGAGCCAGGCGCGCCACAGGTCCATCTCGGCCTCATCGAGCCACGGGGTCGGGGAATGCGTGGACATGGTCCCAGGTTAGCACTTGCGTGACACGTCACCAAGATCTAGAGTCTTGGTTGACAGTTCAACCACCGAGAGGACATCACCATGACCGACGTCACCACCACCGCCACCCCCCTCCGCGAGCTCGACGGCACCTACGCCATCGACCCCTCGCACACCCGCATCGGCTTCTCCGCCCGCCACGCGATGGTCACCAAGGTCCGCGGCGCCTTCAACGAGGTCGAGGGCAGCGCCACCACCGGCCCCGACCTGCAGGGCGCCCGCATCGAGGTCACCATGCAGGTCGCCTCGATCGACACCCGCTCCGCCGACCGCGACGGCCACCTGAAGTCGGCCGACTTCTTCGACGTCGAGACCTACCCGACGATCACCTTCGCCTCGACCGAGGTCACCGCCGTGGACAGCGACACGCTGCGCGTCACCGGCGACCTCACGATCAAGGATGTCACCCGCCCGGTCACGATCGACTTCGAGTACGCCGGCGCCGCGACCGATCCGTTCGGCAACCAGCGTGTCGGGTTCGAGGGCTCCACGGTCGTCAACCGCAAGGACTTCGGTCTCACCTGGAACGCCGCGCTCGAGACCGGTGGTGTGCTGGTCGCCGAGAAGGCTACTCTTGAGTTCGAGATCTCGGCCATCAAGTCGGCCTGATCTCCCCCGCTCTCCCCCGGGCCGTGCCTGCAACCGGCCCGGGGTGAGCGACGGCCCCGCCGGACCTGTGACCCGGCGGGGCCGTTGTCATGCTCGGGGTATGCCGCGGCTCAGCTGCGGAACTGCGTGAACTCCGCGGTCTGCGGGTCCGGGAACATCCGCTCGGCGGTGTCCAGACCGTTGATCGCGGCCATCTGCGCCTCGTCCAGCTCGAAGCCGAAGACGTCGGCGTTGGAGACGATGCGCTCGGGGGTCGCGGACTTCGGGATGACGATGCGCCCCTCCTGCAGGTGCCAGCGGATGACGACCTGGGCGGGGCTCACGCCGTGCGCCTGCGCCGCCTCGGTGACCGGCGCGAGCTCGAGGTCCGCGCCCTGGCCGATCGGGGCATACGCCTCGACCGCCAGCCCGGCCTCACGCGAGGCACGCTGGGTGTCGGGCTGCTGGAAGGACGGGTGGACCTCGATCTGGTTGACCGCCGGCGTCACCGAGGCGTCGCGCAGCAGCTCGGCGAGGTGGTCGGGGAGGAAGTTGGAGACGCCGATCGCGCGCACGGCGCCCTCGGCATACAGCTCCTGGAAGACCTCCCAGGTCTGCGGCGCGAGGCCCTTGCCCGGGACCGGCCAGTGGATGAGGTAGAGGTCGACGGCGTCCACGCCCAGCGCCTCGCGGGAGGCCTCGGCGGCCGCGCGGGCGCGCTCGCGGCCCTGGTCGCCGTTGCGCAGCTTGGTGGTGAGGAAGACCTCCTCGCGCGGCAGCCCGCTCGCGCGCAGCGCCGCGCCGACGCCGGCCTCGTTGTAGTAGCCCGCCGCCGTGTCGATGTGCCGGTAGCCCGCCTCGAGCGCAGCCTCGACGACCCGCTGGGTCTCCGCCTCGTCGACCTGGAAGGTGCCGAAGCCGAGCTGCGGGATGGTGATGTCGTTGTTGAGGGTGATGGTTGGCTGACTCGTCATGCATTCCACGATACGTCGGGCACACTGGAGGTATGTCGTGGGATGACCTGCCCGACGACCCCGAGCACGAGCGCTGGGACCGTCAGGACGAGGCGGCCGCCCACCTGCAGCTCACCCGGCACCTGCAGGTGCAGCTGCCGGGCCTCGTCGCGCGCCGGGTGCCGGTGCGGGGCGTCACCCCCGGGCCGACCCAGGGCGTAGGACGCCTCCGGCTCGCCGACTCCACGACCTTCCTCGTCGGGGGTGCCGCACCGGGCGACCTCGGCCGCATCGTGCGGGCGCTCCACGACAAGTACGCCATCACCCTCTCCCGCTGGGAGCACCGCGACGACCGGCTGCTCCTCACCCTCGGCGGCGTGCCCGGGCGCACGCCCGTGCAGATCTGGCTCATCGGCCCCGACCAGCCGGACTAGACGCCCGGCGCGCGCGCCCCCGCCGCCCGGGCGGCAGTCCGGTCCACCGCACGGTCCACCGCCCGCAGCATCGCCTGCGCCTTGGCGCGGGTCTCGGCATACTCCTCGGCCGGGTCGGACAACGCCGTGATCGCCCCGCCGACGCCGAAGGCCAGCTCGCCCTCCGGGGTCCGGGTCAGCGTCCGGATGACGATGGAGGTGTCCATCGAGCCGTCCAGCCCGAGCCAGCCGATGGCCCCGGAGTAGACCCCGCGCGGCGCCGCCTCCAGCTCGTCGAGGATCTCCATGGTCCGGACCTTGGGTGCGCCCGTCATCGAGCCCCCGGGGAAGCAGGCCCGCAGCACGTCGGTCGGGCCCATCCCGGGCGCCAGGGCGCCGCGGACGGTGGAGACGAGTTGGTGCACGGTGGCGTAGGTCTCGACCGCGAAGAGCTCGGGCACGCGCACGCTGCCCGAGCGGCACACGCGGTGGAGGTCGTTGCGCAGCAGGTCCACGATCATGAGGTTCTCGGCGCGGTCCTTGACGGCGGTCGCGAGATCGGCGGCGAGCGCCGCGTCGGCCTCAGGGGTGGCGCCGCGCGGGCGGGTCCCCTTGATCGGCCGCGCCTCGACGGCCCCGGTCGCCCCGTCGACCGACACGAACCGCTCGGGCGAGCCGCTCAGCACGCTCACCTCCGGCGTCCGCAGCCAGGCACCGCGCGGCACCGGCGACACCTCGCGCAGCGCGAGGTAGGTCTCCCGCTCCCGCAGGTCGGGCGCCTCGGCCCGGTAGGTCGTGGTGAGACAGATCTCGTAGGACTCACCCCGCGCGATCTGCGCCTGGGCGCGCTGCACGAGGCGCAGGTATGCCTCCTCCTCGTCCCGGGGCGTCAGCACCGGGTGTGCCAGGGGCGCCAGGGGCGCCGGGGGTACCGGGGGTGGTTCGGCGTCCGCGCGTCCGCGCGAGGGCGGGTCGAGGGCATCGTCCTGGCTGAACGGAGCCGTGCTCCCGACCGCCAGCCGGTGGAGCGCCTCCGCCAGCGCCGCGCCCACGCCGAGCACCCAGTCGCGCTGGGTGTCGCGGACCTGATCGTCCTCGAGCCACACCGCCCAGAGCGCGCCGGTCTCATGGTCGAGCACGACGCCCCGGTCGGCGAAGGTCAGCCAGGCGTCCGGCCAGGGCGAGCGGTGCGCCGCCGACCCGCCGGTCTCGGCCTTGAGCTCGTAGCCGAGGTAGCCGACGAAGCCCGGGCGCCACACGGGCGGCGCCTGCTCCCCGACGGCGGACCCGGTCACCGTCGCGGAGGTCGACGGCACCGGGGACTGCGACACGACCGGCGAGCCCGGCCCCACCGGGGCGTCGACGAGGTGCCAGTCGCCGAGCAGATCGTCGAGGCGATCCATCAGCGTCGCGCCCTCACCCACCCGGTGCTTGAGCTCGAAGGACAGCGGCCCCCGCGAGTCCACGAGCAGCGACCACCCGGTGCCGTCCGAGGCGTCGAGCCAGACCGATGTCGGGGCATCACCCAGCAGCAGCTCCTGCAGCACCGGGGCCAGCGCCACGGTGTCGAGCGGGCCAGGGATCGCGGCGGTGCGCCGCTCGGGCAGGTCGTCGGAGCCGACCCAGCCGACGCCGGAGCCGACCCAGCCGACGCCGGAGCCGACCCGGGCCACGTCCGGACCGACGTCCGGGCCGACGCCCGAGGAGTCCCAGCAGTCCATGGCGTCGAGGCGGCACCTCTGCACCGACACAGGCCGCCCGCCCGAGCGGTGGGCGTGCGGACCGAGCGCATCGCCGACCGCCACCGACGCGCGGTTCGCCTCCGTTGCGGGAGTGGGATCGACTCCGGCCAGGCGCAGGAAGTTCGCGACGATGAGCTCCCCGTGCTCGGACAGGACCGACTCGGGGTGGAACTGCACGCCCCAGAAGGGTCGCTCGGGGTCGGCGAGGGCCATGACGCAGCCGTCGTCGAGCGCGCGGGCCGTCACCCTCAGCCCGGAGACCAGCGGCACGGCGACCTCGAGCGAGTGGTAGCGGACCACCCGCAGCGGCGACAGCACCCCCTGGAAGAGGCCGGTGCCGTCGTGCTCCACGTCGCTGACGATCCCGTGCCGGGTGAGCGACATCTCCCGGACCTGCTCGCCCGCGACGTGCGCCAGCCCCTGGTGGCCGAGGCATACCCCCAGGACCGGCACCTCCCGCTGCCGCAACGCCAGGTCGGACAGGCCCATATCCTGCGCCACCTGCGGCCGCCCCGGCCCGGGGCCGACGACGATCGCCGCGAACTCCCCCAGCTCGGCCGGAGTGGCCGGGTGGTCGTGCGCCCACAGCACCGGCGGACGGCCGAGGACGCGGTGCAGCAGGTCGGCGATGTTGTAGGTGAAGCTGTCGGCGTGGTCGATCAGCAGGACCTCCCCGGGCACCGATCAGCCCCGGGGACGCAGCCGGAGCGGCGGGAGGTCCGGCGCGGGCAGCGACGTACCGTCGGGGTAGTCGACGGCCCCGAACCGGCCCTGCGGCGCGTGCGAGAGCTCGGTCTGCCACGCCTCGCGCGCCGCGACGATGTCGTCGTGGGAGCGGCCGATGAAGTTCCACCACATGACGATCTGCTCGCCGAACGGCGGACCCCCGATGAGCAGCACCCGGGTGCCGGCCGGGTCAGGACCCGCCACGAGGCGGAGCCGGTCGCGGCCGGACGCCAGGTGCGCAAGCTCGGCTCGGGCGACCTCCACGCCGTCGTCGCCACCGGCCTCCCCGTCCCCACCGCCGCCGATGACGCCGCCGCCGACGGTGATGCTGCCGTGGTCGACCAGCACGCCGTGCTCGAAGTCGGGGTCCACGCCCAGCTCCAGGCCGGCACCGGGCTCCAGCACGATCTCCGCCCCGAGCAACGGGGTGTAGGTCGTGACCGGGGAACTCAGTCGGTCGCTCGCCCCAGGGCCGTGGTCGTGGCCCACCCCGAGCTCGCCGAGGAAGACGCTGACCCGCGCCCCCTCGACCGCGAGGGGCTCGGGCGCGAAGTGCTCGAAGGCCGGTGCGACCTCGGAGTGCTCGGTCGGCAGCGCGACCCACAGCTGGGCGCCGTGCAGCACGGTCGGCACCTCGCCGCCCTCCGCAGCCTCCGCCGAGGTGACCGAGACCTCGGAGTGGGAGACGCCATACCCGGCCGTCATGAGGTTGAGCTCGCCCGGGC
Encoded here:
- a CDS encoding TetR/AcrR family transcriptional regulator, with translation MPRTKQGRAPADEGLSKQRVVVEAIRLADREGVDGLSMRRLAGVLGSGAMSLYHYVANKEELLDAMIDSVFEEIDLPDAEAGWRSAMRGRAVSAREVLARHPWAIGLMESRTSPGPANLRHHEAVVACLRRAGFSVVMATHSNWLLDSYVYGFALQAASLPFDTAEEFADAGEDVFLPQLPQEEFPYLHESAVTLVAAGYDPAQEFHFGLDLILEGLEPLRRLA
- a CDS encoding NAD(P)-dependent alcohol dehydrogenase — encoded protein: MSTELEPAANHPTPEARTTGTTMMRAVVQRRYGPPSVLEPSTVARPVPRRGEALVRVGAASVHPGGYFVMTGEPYVARLAFGLRRPRQGIPGMDLAGEVVAVSEGVTSVTPGEQVFGWSTRGALAEYACVPAGHLVPRPPDLSVAEAAAVPTSGMTALQAVRDVAHVRPGQRVLVIGASGGVGSFAVQIATALDAQVTGVCSARNVDLVRSLGAEHVVDYASTDVTLGEERYDVILDNVEAQPLATVRRILTPTGTLIPNSGHGGRWLGPIGRILTARMLSVVSRQQLKPFLSLGKRKDLLTLAGLLATGQIRPVIDRTYPLDDAAEALRHVGAGHTRGKVVITL
- a CDS encoding DUF6326 family protein, giving the protein MTLRRPTPAPLDTPPVPVQAKLAAAWTSLMFLYVYVDLLAFYKPGVVEDILAGVVWEFEVTSTWASTALTLLAIPILMVMLSMSLPARANRITNLVAASVQIPFAGFNAVGQVGEPWMFFYLLGVTLEMLVLALILRWAWTWPRSTARAAATGADADGARARSSGDEGVPHVV
- a CDS encoding MarR family winged helix-turn-helix transcriptional regulator codes for the protein MSTHSPTPWLDEAEMDLWRAWLRVQTELPAAMGRALHEDSDLSLQDFETLVRLSESGEGRLRVSVLAEQMHWERSRLSHHLRRMGARGLVEKVECAEDGRGSFVVLTPAGREALDGAAPDHVRTVRQVFLDGMSEQEREALMQVLTRVLERTAGHRAG
- a CDS encoding YceI family protein translates to MTDVTTTATPLRELDGTYAIDPSHTRIGFSARHAMVTKVRGAFNEVEGSATTGPDLQGARIEVTMQVASIDTRSADRDGHLKSADFFDVETYPTITFASTEVTAVDSDTLRVTGDLTIKDVTRPVTIDFEYAGAATDPFGNQRVGFEGSTVVNRKDFGLTWNAALETGGVLVAEKATLEFEISAIKSA
- a CDS encoding aldo/keto reductase: MTSQPTITLNNDITIPQLGFGTFQVDEAETQRVVEAALEAGYRHIDTAAGYYNEAGVGAALRASGLPREEVFLTTKLRNGDQGRERARAAAEASREALGVDAVDLYLIHWPVPGKGLAPQTWEVFQELYAEGAVRAIGVSNFLPDHLAELLRDASVTPAVNQIEVHPSFQQPDTQRASREAGLAVEAYAPIGQGADLELAPVTEAAQAHGVSPAQVVIRWHLQEGRIVIPKSATPERIVSNADVFGFELDEAQMAAINGLDTAERMFPDPQTAEFTQFRS
- the pabB gene encoding aminodeoxychorismate synthase component I yields the protein MPGEVLLIDHADSFTYNIADLLHRVLGRPPVLWAHDHPATPAELGEFAAIVVGPGPGRPQVAQDMGLSDLALRQREVPVLGVCLGHQGLAHVAGEQVREMSLTRHGIVSDVEHDGTGLFQGVLSPLRVVRYHSLEVAVPLVSGLRVTARALDDGCVMALADPERPFWGVQFHPESVLSEHGELIVANFLRLAGVDPTPATEANRASVAVGDALGPHAHRSGGRPVSVQRCRLDAMDCWDSSGVGPDVGPDVARVGSGVGWVGSGVGWVGSDDLPERRTAAIPGPLDTVALAPVLQELLLGDAPTSVWLDASDGTGWSLLVDSRGPLSFELKHRVGEGATLMDRLDDLLGDWHLVDAPVGPGSPVVSQSPVPSTSATVTGSAVGEQAPPVWRPGFVGYLGYELKAETGGSAAHRSPWPDAWLTFADRGVVLDHETGALWAVWLEDDQVRDTQRDWVLGVGAALAEALHRLAVGSTAPFSQDDALDPPSRGRADAEPPPVPPAPLAPLAHPVLTPRDEEEAYLRLVQRAQAQIARGESYEICLTTTYRAEAPDLRERETYLALREVSPVPRGAWLRTPEVSVLSGSPERFVSVDGATGAVEARPIKGTRPRGATPEADAALAADLATAVKDRAENLMIVDLLRNDLHRVCRSGSVRVPELFAVETYATVHQLVSTVRGALAPGMGPTDVLRACFPGGSMTGAPKVRTMEILDELEAAPRGVYSGAIGWLGLDGSMDTSIVIRTLTRTPEGELAFGVGGAITALSDPAEEYAETRAKAQAMLRAVDRAVDRTAARAAGARAPGV
- a CDS encoding pirin family protein, with product MSSLETRPDEVACGQPPARDGLITLITPREVPLGGPRAMRVRRTLPARGRTMIGAWCFVDHYGPDEIATSGGMVVPPHPHTALQTVSWLFSGLIEHRDSTGVRALVRPGELNLMTAGYGVSHSEVSVTSAEAAEGGEVPTVLHGAQLWVALPTEHSEVAPAFEHFAPEPLAVEGARVSVFLGELGVGHDHGPGASDRLSSPVTTYTPLLGAEIVLEPGAGLELGVDPDFEHGVLVDHGSITVGGGVIGGGGDGEAGGDDGVEVARAELAHLASGRDRLRLVAGPDPAGTRVLLIGGPPFGEQIVMWWNFIGRSHDDIVAAREAWQTELSHAPQGRFGAVDYPDGTSLPAPDLPPLRLRPRG